The following nucleotide sequence is from Dromaius novaehollandiae isolate bDroNov1 chromosome Z, bDroNov1.hap1, whole genome shotgun sequence.
GAGGCCCAGGCATGGGTAACGGGGGTGTATCAGGGAGCTCTTGCCCCTGTCCTTGAAGAGAGGAAGTGCCCACACCTTTCATGTGTGCCTTCACGCTGCCactctgctgccctgctgcctgcactggctctggggcaggagggctggtGGCTGCATGGGGTTTCCAGGCTTGTGGCTTTCTGTGGGGTCAGCGGAGGAGGCAGCAGGTGTCAATGGCATCTGGTTTTGTCTTGCAGGGCCCTGGCACCGGCTGTGGTCCATCCctgtggggctgctggcagcctgcctgctgcttcTGGCCACTGCCATTGCCCTGGGGGGTTGCTGTGAGTAGTGGCTGCTCTGGGCACTGCCTGGCGATGCAGGGTGGCTGGGCAGcgtggagagagggagggagcttTACAGGGGATGGGTCCCATGGGTGGATAGCTGGGGCAGACAGTCCCCCATTCATGCTGCTCAGGGCTAGTGCTAGTGCGCAGTCTGCCCCAAGCTGGCCTGTATCTCCCGTCCCTCATAGGTACCTCCCTTGCCTCCCATTGCACATCTTCCCCACCTTCCTCCTTTTTGCTCATTCCTTTCCCTCTCATGCCAAACCCTGtcttgccttgctctgccttgTCTGTCTTCCAGCCTTGCCTTTCTCCATCCCCACCTTGCCCAGCCTTGCACTGCTGCATCCTCCCTGCCCTGGTCCTCCCCTGAGCTATCTTCTCCTGCTCCATCCCATCTTGTCCTGCTTTCCCCTGCCCACCCTCTGACCGGACACCCTGCCCACACCATGCCGACCCCTGTCCCATGGCTCCCCCCGCCTGTCCCCAGACTGGCAGGTCACCCGCAAGCTGCAGGACACCTCCCGCGCGCACGCGGCCGAGCACGGCCGCCTCTCGCAGCAGGTGAgcctgcaggagcagagcctgcAGCAGACGCGGCTGGAGCTGGCGCAGGCCAAAGCGGAGCTGCAGCGCGCGTGGCTGGAGGGCAACAGCAGCCAGAAGGAGGTGGGGAGCTTGGACGCCGAGTTGGAGAGTGTCATGGGGGCCCTGCGAAAGATGGAGAGGGAGCTGCAGGACGTGCAGGGGAAGCTCAATGCCAGTGAGACCACCGTGAGCAGCCTGCGCTCCTGCTCAAATATCGGTAAGGCCATGGTGGAGCAGGGACGGGGTGCCACAGGGGAcaggcagcccttggcaggggcactGGCTTTTTGGCACAGGATGGAGATGGGGTGGCCCAAGGGTGATACTATGCCTGGACCAGAGGCAGAAGCTGCTCAGCCTGTGATGTCTGCTGGGGAAATGCTGGGGGAAATTCCCGGGCAAGGCTGGGAGCATCCCTGAGCACTGCCCGTGCCCCCAGATTGCTGCCCCTCGGGCTGGGTGCTGTACAGAGGCAAGTGCCTCTTCATCTCGGCGGAGAAGAAGACCTGGGAGGACAGCAGAGATGAGTGCAGTAAGAAAATTTCTCAGCTCCTGATCACCAAATCCTGGACTCGCTGGACCGTGCCGGTACTGTGCAGAGGGAGTcaagggcaggggctgggggtgtcATGCCTGGGGGGCGCCTGGGCACTTCagcactgtgccagggggatgagTCCTGCAGTGGGCTCGGAGGGTGCAGGGCTGATCCCTGGACACAGCGTGGCAGCGTGTGGCCAGTGCTGGATGCAGGGAAGATGGGCTCTGCCCCCCCACCTCTGGCAATGCACAGGCCGGAGCAGGGCACCTGGGCTGCTCGGATGTCCTGCCACAAGGAGCCCCAGCCCCAAAGGGCTGCGTGGGGAGATTGCACCCCTCAGGAGATGCCTTAGCTGGGGTGGCAGGTCTGTGTTAGCAGCCAATGGAGCGACTGGGTGAGTCTCACGCTCTTTCCTACACTGGGCTGGCCACTGGCACGGGAGAAATGCTCGCTGCAGGGACTCACTGCACTCCTCCTCAGACTGGATACACGATCCCTCTGCTCTGGGCCAGGCACACGTGTACCCCTGCGGCCTCTGGAGACTTGTCCTTCCCTGAtactgggggaggagggagctaCTTGGGGTCAGGGAAGGCCACGTAAggcccctttttccttttccagaacttCCTGAAGAACTCGGACACGCCGTACTGGATTGGGCTGTACCAGAGCAGCTTCCCCTGGTACGAGTACGGGTGGCTGGAGGAAGAAGATCCGGACGACGAGGGTGGGACCAGTGCCTGGGTCTGGATCGATGGCTCTCTTTATGAAAGGTACCCAGAGGCTGATTTCTGTGCATCCTCTTGCTGGAGAGGAGCAGACAGGGTAACACCCCCTACGATAAAGCCCCTCTCTTCCAGCAAGGCTTTAAGGGGATTTAAAATCCCACCAATATCCAGTCCCTGCCCCTGGCACAGCTGCTAGGGCATAAAACAAGGTGGGACTGAGAGGAGGTGGGAGCAGCTGTACGCTGAGGAGCTCAGAGGCCATGCAAAGCCTCAGAGGGCACGTGCAGGGCCTGCGCGAGCAGGAGCCAGCGATAGGGGACAAAAGAAACCGCAGGTTTTATTTGGGGTCTAGACAAAGCACTTGAGCACCACATTTGTCTCCTCCTCGAGGGGAAATCAGGTCTTCCCGCCCGCGGAGAGGCCAGGGCTCCTCCCCGCCACGTGCGTGACCTCCCCTTCTCGCCACTGCTTCCTCTTGCGGTGTCTGAAGGCAGTGGGGTGGAACAGGTCTGTCTcgccgggtgctgggtgcccggCCCCTGCCATGTCTCCGGCAGCACCAGCATGGTGCTGGGCAGGGCAGCGCCGCAGCACCCGCCAGCAAGGCAGCGTCTCGGGTGGTCCAAGCCTCCTCAAGGATGACTGTGGTCTCCAGAGCGGAAATGTTCCCCAGCAACAAGGGTAGGCAGCTGAAATCCAATGGGGAGTCACAAGCAATGCAGATCTCCCGGCAGAGGGATTTCTCAGCCCGGCACCCCAAGAGAGGGCAGGGTTGCACTGGCTGAAATTTCGGCCTGTGAGGTTAGTGAGGGGGGACTGGGGGATCCCCCCCTTTGGCTGCATCATTGAAAGTCTCCCCGAACAAGCGTGCGAGGGGGACCCCGCTGTCGGTCTCGGCTGCCTGCAGCGCTCAGCAGGGCCTGGCGGGACGGGCTGCAACATCTCCCTGACACGCCATTTCCTCGCCAGGCCCTGGCAGTGGAAGCCTAATGGGACCTGCGCGATAATAAGCCATGGGAACATCAAACCCACCCAGTGCGCCAGTGCAGACGACTTGCACCTCTGGATCTGCGAGAAGGCGCCAGGCCCGAGCGTCCCGTTCTTCTGAGGAcagccgccggccccgccacCGCTGCAGTGAGTGTGTGAGCCCTCGCCTGCGCCTGGCTCCGCCGAGCCGCGGGCAGCCCTGGGGAAGCAGGGTGTGCTGGGCCCTGGGGTGCGCGAGGAGGGAAGTGAGGAgctgagccaggctgggctggtCCAAGgagcgggcaggaagggcagagggATGCAGACGCATCCCCAGGGCTGGACGAAGCCTGCTCCAGCCCTCCACTGCACTGGGAGTCCCTGCCTTGTGggagctggggatggggagaCTTAAGTGACACTCAGCTGTGGGGCAGGAAAGGGGCAAAGTAGGGGAAACCCCTGAGCatgctgccttccccaggaggCATCCCTGCACCCCTGTGGGAGGGGAGTGCTGGGGTAGCAAGTCGCCGTGGGGCTCTCATCACCCTTTACCTTCCCTTGCAGCGCCCATGCCAAGCGCCTGCTCTGCTTCAGCACTGCTGCACCCCTGCGTGCCGCCCGGACGCGTCACCAGAGCCTGCCCCATCCAGCCTGCCCTTGCTGGCAtgagcaaccccccccccccaacttcacAGTCCACaggggctgcccggacgcctgggtccctccctgcTGGCCCCGCTTGTGCTTCTGATCAGGGGCACCAGAGTGACAGGGGCTGGGAGGTCGCCCCGTTGCTCTCTGCCGCAGCCCTCTGACGGCTCCAGCCTGCAGACCGGGCTTGGGAGCCTCCTGCCGCCGAAGCCATGCAGCTGGCACTGCCTGCCAACGCTGGCAGTGTCACCCCCGCAAGCCTCTCTCGAgcccccccctgcaccctgcacTCGCTCATCCCAAGCCCGCAGGGGTGCTGATTTGCAGGGGAAGTCACCGTCCCCCCCACCGGCCGACACGGTTCACCAGAGCGGTGAAGGCTCTgcagcccagccccacacctgcaTGGGGGGCACAGTGTGCAGGGAAAGGAGTTGGGGGCCAGGAGGTCTCATCCTCTTCACTGGGGCTTCCCATGGCCTTTTCCAGCGTGACGGCTGGTGCATCCAGCCCTGCCCGGGCTGCAGGACACGCTGCCCTGCAGCATTGCCGTGCTGCTGGAGCGAGGCGGGGAACACAGGCCTGGCTGCAGGGGAGCGAGCCGCGAGGCTGACGCTCAGTGCCAGGAGTGTGGAGAGCAGCTGCACGAGGCACCAGCCcagtgggctctgctacaggcacGAGCTGCGGTGCTGAGGCAGGGAAGCAGGAGCAGGAGacggtgcagccccacagcctgccccaccgCGGATCCCCTCCCCGTGGCACAGACTTTTAGGTTTGCCACCCCCACcagtccctcacagccctgcagggCAGCCCGGGTCCCATCGGACCCAGCTCGGGAGCAGCTCAGCCTCCACTTTCAGGCAACGTACTGGAAAAAACACCTTAGCTCTACCTTGGAGGCCGAGGAGGAACCTGGGTGTGAATGGACTGTCGCCTGCACTTGCGAATTGAGTTTTCTTGCTGGTTAGGGAGCAGAGCACTGATTTTAGGATTATACGTTGTGACAAAGAGttgcaaagcaaaagcaactCGAGCACTTGCAGTGGTCAGATGCTTTCTGAGACAAGTCATCAGGCCCTTAAATAATTGCGGCACACGTGCACATGTTAAGATGAAGCAAGATAGCACTGCAATGTAACACAGCAGTGAGGCGAGTGCAAAGGAAGTCATGTTCAACCAGGCGAAGACGCTCTCAGCTTATTATGGGGTTGTGTGTACCATATATAGATGATCAATTAGTATATAAATTAGTTTGCTTGAAGAGCAAAAGGGTGTTAAAGGCCGGCTTTTCGGAGGTGACACATGTCATTCCTCTGTCTCGTCTGCTGGCTGAACTCACTTGGCAGCAATAAAGAGACACAGCTTCGattttgtttgctcttttgtGTGCCACCAAGAACAAGAACTCAAGGGCATGAATGTAACAATCCTGAATAATAAACGGGAATTTCACTGAAATGGTTTCAATCAAGATGGCCACTCTGGGGGCACCTAAAACCTGGGGCTGAGCCAGGTGTGAGTGGTGGTCCCTGAGGGACACAGCTGGATCAAGAGgtccagctgcagccccagaaAGCATGGGCAGGCTAATGCCAGCCTCTGGGGCTAGGCTTCCTTCCCTGCTCCAAGTGCATCTGAGAGACagaagcagcagcccagggcgCTAGGACATTCAGTTTTATTGAACACTTTAAATAAGCTGGGTATATATTACTA
It contains:
- the LOC135324891 gene encoding B-cell differentiation antigen CD72-like — its product is MAQSVVYADLRFAKVPVGRSTPCQALEAALGMDEAESPYENVEPGQAPAGQDRQGSQPSPGPWHRLWSIPVGLLAACLLLLATAIALGGCYWQVTRKLQDTSRAHAAEHGRLSQQVSLQEQSLQQTRLELAQAKAELQRAWLEGNSSQKEVGSLDAELESVMGALRKMERELQDVQGKLNASETTVSSLRSCSNIDCCPSGWVLYRGKCLFISAEKKTWEDSRDECSKKISQLLITKSWTRWTVPNFLKNSDTPYWIGLYQSSFPWYEYGWLEEEDPDDEGGTSAWVWIDGSLYERPWQWKPNGTCAIISHGNIKPTQCASADDLHLWICEKAPGPSVPFF